A region from the Muribaculum gordoncarteri genome encodes:
- a CDS encoding DegT/DnrJ/EryC1/StrS family aminotransferase, with protein sequence MMDGGLRYPFLDLGRVNERYAAQLKEACARVIDGGRYIGGDEVERFESELAAYCGVRHAVGVSNGLDALRLILRGYIEMGVMSPGDEVIYPANTYIATVLAITHNGLVPVPVEPDRVTMNLDSRLIERSVTSRTKAVVTVHLYGRPCYDAAMRDIAARHGLKIIEDNAQAIGASVDGRVTGSLGDAAAFSFYPTKNLGALGDGGVVTTDDDELASVVAALRNYGMTARDMNRYAGFNCRLDTIQAAMLSVKLSRLGEEIDRRRELAAIYDTMRNDMVTPADASCHGHVYHQYVVTVEDRRQRFIDYMAAHGVGTMVHYPVPPHRQPCYRGVIDAECPVAEYLADHVVSLPISPWCTSTDDARDIVDIINRYK encoded by the coding sequence ATGATGGACGGTGGATTGCGATATCCGTTTCTCGATCTTGGAAGGGTCAACGAGCGTTATGCTGCGCAGCTGAAGGAGGCGTGTGCCCGTGTCATCGACGGCGGGCGTTACATCGGCGGCGATGAGGTTGAGCGGTTTGAATCGGAATTGGCGGCTTATTGCGGAGTGCGACATGCCGTGGGGGTGAGCAACGGACTTGATGCCCTGAGGCTCATATTGCGCGGCTATATTGAGATGGGCGTCATGTCGCCCGGTGACGAAGTGATATATCCGGCCAACACCTACATAGCGACCGTGCTTGCCATAACGCATAACGGGCTTGTACCGGTGCCTGTGGAGCCCGACCGCGTGACCATGAACCTTGACTCCCGATTGATAGAGCGCAGCGTGACATCACGCACCAAGGCTGTAGTGACAGTGCATCTCTATGGCCGTCCATGCTACGACGCGGCGATGCGTGACATTGCAGCGCGACATGGCCTTAAGATAATAGAGGACAATGCGCAGGCCATAGGCGCAAGTGTCGACGGCCGCGTGACGGGTTCGCTTGGCGATGCCGCGGCGTTCAGCTTCTATCCTACCAAGAATCTCGGAGCGCTTGGCGACGGAGGTGTCGTTACGACCGATGACGATGAACTCGCCTCGGTGGTAGCCGCTCTGCGCAACTACGGCATGACGGCGCGTGACATGAACCGCTATGCGGGGTTCAATTGCCGCCTTGACACGATACAGGCGGCGATGCTGTCGGTAAAGCTCAGCCGACTCGGAGAGGAGATCGACCGCCGTCGCGAGCTTGCGGCAATCTACGACACGATGCGCAACGACATGGTGACGCCGGCCGACGCCTCATGTCACGGACATGTCTATCACCAATATGTGGTGACGGTGGAAGACAGAAGGCAGCGTTTCATCGATTACATGGCCGCTCACGGAGTGGGGACTATGGTGCATTATCCCGTGCCGCCTCACAGGCAACCGTGCTATCGGGGAGTCATAGATGCCGAGTGTCCCGTGGCCGAGTACCTTGCCGACCATGTAGTGAGCCTGCCTATAAGCCCGTGGTGCACATCGACCGATGATGCGCGTGACATTGTCGACATCATTAACCGTTACAAATAA
- the tpx gene encoding thiol peroxidase: METVYFKGNACHTGGNMPSVGDKAPEFSVVDPELKELHISDFPGKKIVLNIFPSLDTPVCATSVRKFNEKAAEKKDAIVLCVSMDLPFAAQRFCTVENIKNVIPASAFRSPEFAKEYGVELVDGPLKGLLARAVVIIDENGKVIYRQLVDEITNEPDYEAALKML; this comes from the coding sequence ATGGAAACCGTATATTTTAAAGGTAACGCCTGCCACACCGGCGGCAATATGCCTTCGGTAGGTGACAAGGCACCTGAATTTTCAGTAGTCGACCCCGAACTCAAGGAGCTGCACATAAGCGACTTTCCCGGAAAGAAAATCGTATTGAACATATTCCCCAGCCTCGACACTCCCGTGTGCGCTACAAGCGTAAGGAAGTTCAACGAAAAGGCTGCCGAAAAGAAGGACGCGATAGTGCTCTGCGTATCTATGGACCTGCCCTTCGCAGCCCAGCGCTTCTGCACTGTTGAGAACATAAAGAACGTTATACCGGCATCGGCATTCCGTTCGCCCGAATTTGCCAAGGAGTACGGCGTAGAGCTCGTCGACGGTCCCCTGAAAGGTCTTTTGGCCCGCGCCGTGGTCATCATCGATGAAAACGGAAAGGTAATCTACCGTCAGCTCGTCGATGAGATAACCAACGAGCCCGATTACGAAGCCGCATTGAAGATGTTATAA
- a CDS encoding histidine-type phosphatase, which translates to MLTWNLNASDRYTLLDLMGSAKPYPAPDSLLTHPDSLQAVMINHVGRHGARFPASDERAMTLLDILQKAEKAGTITPTGRMLLELTYNVVMYSTGRWGTLDPLGMAEQRGIASRMRETYPQLFDDGTVTAISSYVPRCIMSMYSFTHELASINNHIDISTNSGRVNSPLMRPFDLNKEYVDYRKDGSWKPVYDSYFDSHAPANPIIRAIGADYPIDRKQAQELSMTEYGLLAGLRAMSIDGHITAFFSIEELNALWACNNLKQYLQRTASSLTTLPASIASKLLDNLITTTDDFIAGRNDSIKVMLRFGHAETMMPLLSLMRLPGCYYVTDDMESVAQHWHNFHVVPMASNLQIIVFRSTSGRYYVRFDLNECPVPLLPDDSRIYIPWDEAKARLKYCLTGQE; encoded by the coding sequence ATGCTCACTTGGAACCTCAATGCGTCTGACCGATACACATTGCTCGACCTCATGGGCAGTGCCAAGCCCTATCCCGCACCCGACTCACTGCTCACCCACCCCGATTCGCTCCAAGCGGTAATGATAAATCATGTGGGACGACACGGTGCCCGATTCCCGGCAAGCGATGAAAGAGCGATGACACTGCTCGACATACTGCAGAAAGCTGAAAAGGCCGGCACTATAACCCCGACAGGGCGCATGCTGCTCGAGCTCACCTACAATGTGGTCATGTATAGCACCGGACGCTGGGGAACCCTCGACCCGCTCGGAATGGCCGAGCAGCGAGGCATTGCAAGCCGAATGCGCGAAACCTATCCGCAGCTGTTTGACGACGGCACCGTGACGGCAATTTCTTCCTACGTGCCGCGATGCATCATGAGCATGTATTCATTCACCCATGAGCTGGCATCGATCAACAACCACATCGACATATCGACCAACTCGGGACGCGTCAACTCGCCGCTCATGCGTCCGTTTGACCTCAACAAGGAGTATGTCGACTATCGCAAGGATGGCTCCTGGAAACCCGTCTACGACAGCTACTTCGACAGTCATGCTCCGGCCAATCCCATAATCAGGGCCATAGGAGCCGACTATCCTATCGACCGCAAGCAGGCGCAGGAACTGTCAATGACCGAGTACGGGCTGCTTGCCGGATTGAGGGCAATGAGCATCGACGGGCACATAACGGCCTTTTTCAGCATCGAGGAGCTCAACGCGCTGTGGGCGTGCAACAATCTGAAGCAATATCTGCAACGCACGGCGTCGTCACTGACGACACTCCCCGCCTCGATAGCGTCAAAGTTGCTCGACAACCTCATCACCACGACCGACGACTTCATTGCCGGGCGCAACGATTCGATTAAAGTGATGTTGCGGTTTGGACACGCCGAAACCATGATGCCGCTGCTGTCGCTTATGCGTCTTCCGGGATGCTACTACGTGACCGACGACATGGAGAGCGTTGCGCAGCACTGGCACAACTTCCACGTTGTACCCATGGCCTCCAATCTGCAGATCATCGTGTTCCGCTCCACTTCGGGCCGCTACTACGTGCGCTTCGACCTCAACGAATGTCCCGTGCCACTGCTTCCCGACGACAGCCGCATCTACATCCCTTGGGATGAGGCAAAGGCCCGACTCAAATACTGCCTCACCGGTCAGGAGTAG
- a CDS encoding sugar 3,4-ketoisomerase — protein MGLNDVRFIEVPTASDSRGCLSYIRSMTEVPFEIKEVYYIYNVPAGAVRGCHSHRTARHVLVALNGSVTVSLDDGVDKAVYTLDSPRRALYMPAGLWLGEFNVESLCLVVSSELYSEDEYIRDYDEYLRFRGLR, from the coding sequence ATGGGATTGAATGATGTAAGATTTATAGAAGTTCCCACCGCAAGCGACTCCCGGGGCTGCCTGTCGTATATCAGGTCGATGACCGAGGTGCCGTTTGAAATCAAGGAAGTTTATTATATATATAATGTGCCGGCAGGAGCGGTGCGTGGCTGCCACTCCCACCGCACGGCCCGTCACGTGCTTGTGGCATTGAATGGCAGCGTGACGGTGAGTCTTGACGACGGTGTCGACAAGGCTGTCTACACGCTCGACTCCCCGAGGCGTGCTCTATATATGCCGGCGGGCCTTTGGCTCGGCGAGTTCAATGTCGAATCGTTATGTCTTGTCGTGTCATCGGAGCTGTACTCGGAGGATGAGTATATACGTGACTATGACGAATATTTGAGATTCAGGGGATTGCGATGA
- a CDS encoding MFS transporter, whose translation MKKGLFALALGTFGLGITEYVMMSILPELAAQFGVSIASAGHLISAYALGVCVGAPLIVLFTRNWPLKRILLMLMVVYIAGNLGFTLSSDYTVALIMRFISGLPHGAYFGTGALVASRLVGVNRATSAVALMCMGMTVANLLGVPFGSLIGNTLSWRYIFMFVVGWGVITLLGLWLMVPRMAPLPPTNIKGQFRFLKKREPWLLIAATMLGNAGVFSMYSYVTPLITDVTGLSMGFIPVLMLLVGASMCIGTYYGGALSDRFTPPRMSYYIEIVIFVALMSLFLWAQCRWVSVPMVCLSAAALFAVSPPMQLLLIKYSPGGELMGGAMVQIAFNLGNALGALFGGFPVDSGAGVRYSSLIGAGFALTGVVVLYLFRRHIAQRLATPDR comes from the coding sequence ATGAAGAAAGGATTGTTTGCCCTTGCGCTGGGAACATTCGGGCTCGGCATAACGGAGTATGTCATGATGAGCATTCTGCCCGAGCTGGCGGCTCAGTTCGGCGTGTCGATAGCTTCGGCCGGACACCTTATTTCGGCGTATGCCTTGGGTGTGTGCGTCGGTGCTCCGTTGATTGTACTGTTTACCCGCAACTGGCCGTTGAAGCGTATATTGTTAATGTTGATGGTTGTCTACATTGCGGGCAATCTCGGCTTTACGTTGTCGAGCGACTATACTGTGGCTTTAATCATGCGATTTATATCGGGGTTGCCTCACGGTGCTTATTTCGGCACCGGCGCGTTGGTGGCGAGCCGGCTTGTGGGCGTTAACCGCGCTACATCGGCCGTGGCGCTTATGTGTATGGGAATGACTGTCGCCAATCTGCTTGGCGTGCCGTTTGGCAGTCTGATAGGCAACACTCTTTCATGGCGTTACATATTCATGTTTGTAGTGGGCTGGGGCGTGATAACGCTGCTGGGCCTGTGGCTTATGGTGCCCCGCATGGCACCGTTGCCTCCCACCAATATAAAAGGCCAGTTCCGATTCCTTAAGAAGCGTGAACCCTGGTTGCTCATTGCGGCAACGATGCTCGGCAATGCCGGTGTGTTCAGTATGTACAGCTATGTCACGCCGTTGATTACCGATGTCACGGGACTGAGCATGGGGTTCATTCCGGTGCTTATGCTGCTTGTGGGAGCGAGCATGTGCATCGGCACTTACTATGGCGGAGCCTTGAGCGACCGCTTTACGCCGCCGCGCATGTCCTATTACATCGAGATTGTGATTTTTGTAGCACTAATGTCACTGTTCCTGTGGGCACAGTGTCGCTGGGTGAGCGTGCCTATGGTGTGTCTTTCGGCGGCAGCGTTGTTTGCCGTGTCGCCGCCCATGCAGTTGCTGCTCATCAAGTATTCGCCCGGCGGAGAGCTTATGGGCGGAGCCATGGTGCAGATAGCGTTTAATCTCGGTAACGCCTTGGGCGCTCTCTTTGGCGGATTTCCTGTCGATTCGGGTGCGGGAGTGCGCTATTCGTCATTGATAGGCGCGGGTTTCGCCCTGACGGGAGTAGTGGTGTTATACCTGTTCAGACGACACATAGCGCAACGCCTTGCTACTCCTGACCGGTGA